Part of the Ammoniphilus sp. CFH 90114 genome, CAAGGTAGGTTCCTTCATTGCCACATCCATCATGCGATGATATACTCTATTTGTTGTTAAAGACAGATAGGTATTTGCCAAGGGGGAGCACATGTTAAAAAAAGGCCTAATCGTTACTGCCTTTCTTGCTGCTCAGTTGCTTTTAGCAGGCTGTGCACAAGAAAAAGTAATGGATACAGAACTCATACGCTTACAGAATAAAGTTAAAGACCTAGAAACTGCACAGAAATTAAAAGAAGATGAATCTGCGCAACTCACCCAGAAGATCATGGGGCTTGAGGAGCAAATTGAAAAACATAATGGGCAACTCGCGACGTTACTAGAGGCCTCTCAGGCCGTAAAAAACGAGGAGATCTTCCCCGTCATTATCCAAGATGTCAAGCTAACTTCAGATAAAATGGACCAGCATGGGAGAATATGGGGGGGATTCAATCTCAATGTCACGTTGTATAACGGAACGGATCAACCTATTGAGGATAGTATTTCGGCCATTATAGTGGAGGATCATCCTGAGAAGTTAACTGAACCACCTCGGGTGCAAAACATGGTTCAGAAGTTTGAAATTAAACCTAAAGAAGCTAAAATTATTACGTTTACAGACATTCCTATCAATGAACCATCTAAACGTTTTAATGTTATTGTAAAACTGTTGGAACAAACAAAATCTGGTACAACTTCAGGAGTGCCTGGGAAGGCGACATGGGTCGTAGTACCTACCGTTGTCTTTCCACCAAACGGACAATAATTTTCAGAAAAAGACTGAGCTCTAAGTTCAGTCTTTTTTCTGTTTAAAAAAAATACCACTCCCTCTTCTTGGGAGCAGTATCAAAATCCAACGATCTGCGGTTGATGCATTTCTCTTACAAAATCGTAGTGAAAATTGGCTTGTTTTTGCCTCATTCTAGATAAAACCCATCCCTTGCGGTTCATTCCATCCAGTTGCTCAGGTGACAGCATTCCAGTTGTTACGATTAAATGATGACCTCGGATTCTCTTACCAACTAAAAATACACTATTTTCCATGGTATCAACACCCTTTTGTCGTATTTGCGAAAGGCCTGTCCAACTTATTCGTCAACATGCTGCAAACTTCTATTTAATTGCTATCCTTGTCTATAATTGTAAATAATTAGTAAGCATTTTCCAACATAAATCGTTCTCTTTTTTTCGACTCCTTCTAACAAATAATTTTATATTCTTACAAATATTCTTAAAATAACTGTTGGATTAAAGGGGAGGAAGAACGAAAACGTTCTTCCTCTTTACCTTTAGGACCTTATTTGGATGCTGCCACTTGGGCAAATTTGTCGATTTCCAACTCAATTTCGGCTTGAATCTGGTTCACCTTGCCAAAATCCATTGCTTCTATATAAATTTTTTCTAATTCGTCATGAAGCTCTTTTGCTTTGGCTAAGGTTGCAATGGCTTCCTTCATTTTGCTGGAATATCGACCTGAGATTTCTTCTACTTGATCCGCATATTTTTCATCCGTACCAGGCTTAATTGTCCGCTTATACATATCAATAATTTCATCATTGTCCCGCTCTGGGAAATATTCGTGAGGAGCCGTACTATCAAAGATGGCAAACCCTAACTCCCTTACAATTACCATATCAAGACTGTTAGGATCAAAACCACAATGATAAATCTCAACATCAAAACCTCGTTCCTCAGCCACGGCTGCGAGCTTCTTCAACATGGTCGACTTACCGGACCCCGGTCTTCCTTTAATAAAATATCTCTTACCAATATCGGCAGTTAAATTTTGAATAAAGTCTACGGCTCCCTTGGGGGTTGCTGCACCTAAGTAGCGATGGCGGATCTGCTGTGTATCCTTTTGTGGTTCTTTGTCGCCATATAGACAGTCAATTAACTCCAAGGTCAGCTTGTTAGCTTCACTAAAGTTCATATTTTCAATGAAAATTTTCTCCCATTCGTCATGAATCTTCAAAGCTTGAGCAAACAGGGAATAAGCATTTTCAAAGGTGGTGGAGACTTGAGCGCTGATTTTCTGAATTTGATTCTTATGAACAAATAATTTTTCTACATCCCACGCACTTCCGAGGTTAACATATTGTTCAACGGCTCCTGGCGCCTTCGGTTCTATAACATGTGGGGCTGTTCCATCTACGATCCCTACTTTAAGTCCTGGAATTAGGACACCATCAATCGAGTCGTTGTCTGAAGAGCAATGGAGTAATTCCAGGTTATAGCCTTGCTGGCTGTACTTTTCCGCAATGCTTTTCATCAACGAGGATTTCCCTGTTCCAGGACCTCCTTTAAGAATAAATAACCGATCAAGACCTTGCAGGTTCGAATCGTAAAAATGTTTAAAGCCTCTGGCTGTATTGCCACCGGCGTAATAGTTCAATATCTTCAATGCCATTCTAAACACTCCCTGCCATAAGGTTGTTAAATTGCAAACAGGTAGATGCCTGTCGGTGATAACAAGATATGCAAGGACGATAGAATGGGTGTATGCCCATTAATCCTATATGGTATATAAAAAGCCTTGATTGAGAGTTCCCAAGCAAGGCCATGGCTATATCAATTTATTATTTAATGTATATGTTCAACGTGGCGTGAAATTTCAAGTACATCTCCTCCACCTTGAGCCTTTAGGGCATTGGCGGTGGCTATCGCTTTTACATCTGGCTTTAGGAGGACGGTTGTCCGAATCATCTCAGAATCGTCCTCATCATCAATGGGATTAAAATAACAAACTAAGGTTCTAGAGCCATCCATTCGTTTGATTGATGCTTCCTCAAGATAGCCCATAAATTCCGTTTCTTCATTGTAGCGTACATACAACAAATCGTCTTTGTATTTTTCCTCTAGCATACGGGCCAGCTCTTCACCGTTATGATATTCTACTTGGAGTGTACCGAGATGAGAAAACTGTTGAAACTCGTCTTCCCATAGTAAATCATCTAAGTAAATTTCTAATTCTTGATCCTCTAGAGCTGATAATACTCTTTTTCGGTAAACCTTCATTTCTTCATCTGAAAAGGAGACATCTACAATCTCCTCTCCTGCTCTTGTCAATGTAATATCTAATGAGTTCATACCGCTGTGCCTAACCGTGTAATCCCACTTCGTGAGATCATAAATAATAGACGAAATTCCCATACGTGGCTGTTCTTGATGGTTCAAAGTCTTTTGCCTCCTCCACTTGGAACTATAACATATTTATTTCCCTAGAGAAGAGACATTATGTAAAAAAAAAGCTTCCTCACTGAGGAAGCAGATAACTCTCAACCAACAATTATCATTAGTTGATACTTAAACAATACCATATACCTGTCTTATTGTATAACAAAAATTATTACCAAAGACTTAAAAACTTCCCAAATGACTATTCTTCCTCTTCTTCTTTTTCGCTTGCTTTTTCCTCGGAATTCCCAAGCTTCAGCACTTCTCCACCAAGATGAATGTAGACATAGGGTTCAGCATCTTCTTTTCCAGCAATAGATTGCTTAAGACCACCTATAAAGTGAGTAGTAATATCGAGAAAATTTTGTTTCTCGCCCTCATCCTCCAATTGTCCTAATACATAAAGATCACCTTGATCTTTATACATATAGGATAGGTAACCTACTGCTTTTCCCTTTGTGTTGATGACATTCAGGATTTCTCCATGTTCATTCCGGAATTGAGGTTCAAGGAATATCATTGATTTCACCATCTTTAACAGTTATTAGGCTTTATTTATTTTTGCCTAAATAGACTGTTATATTCCTTTAATAAGAAGAAGAAAGAGTTATTTCAAATCACGTGGGTCTTTTCGAGCAACACCAGTCTGAATTGCGGCCTTGATGACGGCTTCACGGATCCGCTCAACGACTTTATTGTTAAAGACACTAGGAATAATATAAGTTTCACTTAATTCATCATCTGTCACAACTGATGCAATCGCTTGTGCTGCTGCAAGCTTCATAGCTTCATTGATTTCGGAAGCACGGCAGTCTAATGCGCCTCGGAAAATGCCTGGGAAGCAGAGAACGTTATTAATCTGATTCGGGAAATCAGAACGTCCTGTAGCCATCACTCGAACATAAGGCTCTGCCAATTCTGGGTCAATCTCAGGAACAGGGTTAGCCATGGCAAATACAATTGGATCTTTTGCCATCTTCTTCACATCTTCAACCTTCAAAATCCCTGGTGCTGATACTCCAATAAAGACATCTGCACCTTCAATTACCTCTGATAAATTTCCGCTAAGGTTATGCGGGTTTGTCATTTGTGCATAGGCTGTCCATTGAGGATTTTCATATTGTCCATCTCGATTAATGGCACCATATCGATCGACCCCAATTACATTAGATACACCAGCCGCTAATAGGATTTTTGTACAAGCAATACCCGCGGCACCAATACCAGTAATGACTACTTTTAGATCCTCTAGGTTCTTACCTACGATCTTCAAGGCATTAATTAGTCCAGCAAGTAAGACAACAGCTGTGCCATGCTGATCGTCATGGAAAACAGGAATATCTAATTCTTTTTTCAATCTCTCCTCGATCTCGAAGCATCGAGGGGAAGAAATATCTTCTAAGTTAATCCCACCAAAAGCAGGAGCGATAGCTTTAATAATACTAATAATCTCTTCGGTATCTTTTGTATCTAAACATAAAGGAAAGGCATCAACGTTAGCCATCTGCTTAAAAAGCATGGCTTTCCCTTCCATTACAGGCATCGCTGCAGCTGGACCAATATCCCCTAATCCTAGAACGGCCGTTCCATCTGACACGACGGCAACAGTGTTTCGCTTAATGGTCAAGGAATAGGCTTTATTAGGCTCTTCTTGTATAGCTGTACAAACTCGTGCTACGTGAGGAGTATAAACACGAGACAAGTCATCTCGGTTTTTAACTGGAATCTTCGATTTCATTTCAATCTTTCCACCAATGTGCATGAGGAAAGTTCGGTCTGACACATTGATTACTGTTGCACCATTCAAAGCAGAAATAGCACTGCTAATTAGCTCACTATGCTTGTTGTCGGAAACATTCACTGTAATATCTCGAATGGTATGAGTTTTACTGGAAGAGATTACGTCAATACCGACAATATCCCCACCTGCTCCACCTATGGCCTGTGCGATATCACCAAAAGAAATGAGCGCTTTCTCAAGTTGAATACGAATAATGATATGCATACTTGCTCCAGTTGGCATTGACATCTGGTTTCCCTCCAAAATATCTTTTTGTGTTAATCTTTTTACTTTTTTACTTTTTCCATATTACTCCTTGTCCCAAGGAAGTTCAAGTTAAATAAGCAACAAAAAACCCAGAAAAGATCTGGGAATTGTTTACTATTTACATGTTCTTAGATTGGTTATCCTTTTTCCGCAGTTTATTCAAGATGAAAACAGCTAAGATGGACAATACGACAGCTCCAACCAGGTAAGAGATAAAACCATCATTCTCCACATTACCCATATTATGTACTCTGACAGAGCTCATCATATTTGCAGCTTCATCTTTTGGCCCAGAGGATTCCACTATCTTAAGCTTTCCTTTTAAGACTTGCTTGACCCCACCCGTCCCGATAACAATGTTTCCTTCTTCATCCACTCGGTAGCTTAATGATTCGTTTTTCTTAACCGTATAATAGACATCCTCAGCGGCTTCCCACAATGAACCTCCATCGGATCTTTCAAACCGCTTTCCTTTTGTGAACAGCCTTCTCGTTTCAAAATGGTCGAACCCATAATCAAGCAAAGTTGAGGTATCGGCATATACCTTCTCACTTCCAGACGCTTTCAGGGCCACGGCAATCAATTCCGTCCCTTCCCGTTTTGCGGAGGCGACCAATGTATTCCCTGATTGGTTAACATACCCGTTTTTGATCCCTGTGGCCCCTTCATATCTCCATAGCAGTTTATTATGGTTTACGAGATTGGTCTCCCATTCCTCTCCATGCCAAGGTCGCTTTTTAGTCGAAACCATCGTTCGAAATGTTGGATTTTGCATAGCATAACGCGAGATCATGGCCATATCATAAGCTGTCGTATAGTGCTGCTCATCAAACAGCCCATGTGGGTTCATGAAGTGAGAATCATACACCCCCACTTTTTCTCGGACAAACTCGTTCATTTTTATAGCGAAATCTTCTACTGTTCCACCTAGATGCTCTGCAATTACAATTCCAGCGTCATTTCCTGAATGCATCAATAAGCCATATACTATATCTTCAATCCTTTTTTCTTCATCTTGCGCAAGATAAATCCTTGTACCCTCCGCCCATCTCGCCCTTTTGGATGTAACAGCAAGCTCTGATAGCCTTCCGCTTTCTATGGCCATGATACCTGTTACGATCTTTGTAATACTTGCTGGATACATTCTGTCCTTAGCCCGATTTTCATAGATAACCTGTCCAGTTGTTGCGTCAATGAGAATGACTGCTTCGCTGTTTATGGGTAATTCTTCTTGGTTGCTGCTCCAGACTGTAACGGGAAAGAGGAAGAGAAAGACGATCATTATGCTCATAAAACGAACCAAAGAGCTCAAGTCGCTAACCTCCATTTCATCAGGCAAATTTCTGTTGGTTACTAATATGTAGGGAACGCTGCAATCATGACATTATAGCATAGCAAGAAAAATATACATAGAAAGATACTCTCGATTAAAGGAGTTAACTATGTTGCGCTTTTTATTTCAGTGTATCTTGTTTAGTATTCTTTTGACGGTTCTTTTCCTTTATTTATTATTGCAGTACCTGCATACGATCACGGAAGAGATAAATAATAACAATTTATCTACATCCTATGAACAGACGGTTAATATTCAAGAAAAGGACATGATTCTTCACTTTATTAATTTAGAAATTGGAAAATCAACGATAATTCAGTTAGGCGAACGGGCCATTCTTATGGATGTAGGGCATAAAAAAGATACACTAACTCTATTGGCCTATATACAAGATCATGGTATAACGAACATCACCGAAATTCTGCTATCTAATCCTGCTGAGGAAAATACCGGAGGCTTACCATCCATTATGGAACACTTCCCTACGGCCAAAGTCTATGTTCCAGCCCTGACCAAAGATCAATACCCGAAAGATCTAACTAGGATATTACTTACTCTTCGTGCAGGAGATCATTTGGTTCTCTCAGAAAACCAGAAAGTCGAGATAGAAATACTTAGCCCTCTTCGTCCGTTATTTACAGATGAAGCCAATAATTCTATGGTCAGCCTTTTACGTTACCGTGATCTTCGTGTTCTACTGACCAACGACATCCGCGAGGAAGCGGAGTCTCGACTCATTGAACATCACCCCCTGCTTCGAGCCCACATCATTACCGTTCCTGACCGTCCAAACGGAATAAGCAATACACAGGAATTGATTCAAAAACTGAATCCCCAAGCAGCTGTCATGCTTGAAATGCCTTGTTCTGAATGTAAAGATGCAGCACAAAAAGTCGCTCGCGAATATGCCCAAGAATGGAGCGACTTCTTCTTCGTACCTATAGGAGAAAATATGATGATTACGTTTGAAAATGGGATGTATACTACACCGAAAGAACAGACGCAGTAGGCTTTTAAGTCACTTCATAGAAAGAGGCCCGTAAAGAAAAATTCTAGTTTTTCTTTACGGGCCTTCCCTTTTTCTTATTCACTTCTTTTGCTTAATTCTCTTTTTGTTATTTCTTTAATCATATGGAATAACGCTTCATCATCTTCATCGGAAGCCTCAATATCGAAGTCTCCATAATTCCCCTCACCTGAGCGAATCTTAGACAGCTTTCGGTTTGCCTCTTTTTCTTGATGAGCTTCTTGATTGAATAACTGTGTATACAAATCAGACCCTTTTACTTGTCGGATACGATTGACCATGGGGTCTGCATTTTCAAACATCCACTTGGCCCCAGCTGCTATAAAGGGAGATGCAATGAGTAAGGCAGTCCACATCCCTTGTTTAAATCCTTCCCGATGGGCAACTCTTGTACGGCTTCTCAAGAACACTGTTCATCCTCACCCCTTATCTTGTCCTTTATCCATAGTTTATGTAGTTTTGCCAAGTTCTACTCATAAAAGACAGAGGGCGACCTTTCACTATTTGGGATAATCTAGTGAAAATCTACTTCAATTTTCTTTCCTTGATCTGCTGTTGTTTTTTTCATACGAATTTCCAGCACCCCATTTTTATAGGTCGCTTTTGCACTATCTTCTACTACCTTATGAGGGAGATCTACAGTTCGATAAAAGTTGCCAAAGTACCGTTCCGTACGGTGATAACGATTGTCTTTCGTATCCTCAGAAGCTCTTTGAATGATTCCATTCAAAGTAAGATGTCTTCCTGTTACATGAATGTGAATATCATCGTTTTTCTGAAGTCCTGGCACTTCACAAGAAACAACGACTTCCTCCATTGTTTCATATAGGTCTACCAGCGGGCCTGTACGTTGGAAATATTCCGTGTATGGTCCTGGACCGATATCATTTTCCATTCCTTGCCGAATTTGGGGAGATTGCCCCGACTCATTCGGATGGATGAGCATACCTATCCCTCCCTAAAATGTTAAACTGTTTTTCCCTCTTACTACGTTAACCATTTTGAGCAAGAAAAAAACAACAGCTAACAAAAAATCGACGAACACGTGAGTAAACCCTAGCGATTCGTCGATCTGTATCCTTATTTTCAAGTATGATTGGGAATCTGATTTCGCATACTTGCTGGTGTATATTTTTTCCGGTCAACCATGATCCACCCTAATGCCATGATCATAACCAGACCTACGGGTACCAAAAATGCGCCTAAGCCAATTTGCCCGGTGGAAACCCAATGTATTAACAGGAGAATGGCTGCTACATAACCACCACCAAACAGAGCATTTAGTAATAACATGACTCCTTTATGCTTCAACCTCATTCTTCTCTCCCCCATGATAAGTAAAATCCACCGGCTGCCATTTCTTCGTGATGAGTATTGGTGGTTAATACTATAATAAAGGGGATAAAAGGCGTTTGCTGTGCAAAAAGTCACATGATCGTCATATTTATTTTTTAACAAATCCTAGCTTCTCAAAGCACTTGTGAATCAATGCCATACGAACATAGAGTCCATTCTGCGCTTGACGGAAATAAGCCGCTCGAGGGTCATAATCCACCTCAGGTGCAATCTCTCCTGCTCTTGGTAGAGGATGAAGAATAATAGCATTCGGTTTCATCAAGTCGAGTACACTTTGATCAATAATATATTTTCCTTGGGCCTTTTCGTATTCTTCTAGAGAAGGAAAACGTTCTTTTTGGATTCGCGTCTGGTAAAGAACGTCCACTTTAGATGCTACTTCTTCCAGATTTTGAGTCTCGATATAACGAATCTGCTTCTCCTCTAAGAACTTTTTTACATAAGGAGGAATTAAAACATTCTCTGGAGCCGTGTAGTAAATCGTAATATTATTAAAATTGGCTAAGAGGTAAGATAACGAATGGACCGTTCTTCCATAAGTGAGATCTCCGATCATAGCAATATGTAGATCGTCTACTCGGCCTATTTCTTTTTTAATTGTATAAATGTCAAGTAAAGCTTGAGTAGGGTGCTCACCAGCCCCATCCCCTGCATTAATAATCGGTACTGTTGCAATCGCTGCCGCTTTCTCTGCAGCACCGATCTCTGTATGGCGCATGACAATCACATCGCTGTACCCCGAAACAATGCGGATGGTATCCTCTAAAGTCTCGCCTTTAATAGCTGAAGAAAACTGAGCGGCATTCTCCGTACCGATCACTTTTCCTCCTAGACGGCACATAGCTGACTCAAAGGATAATCGGGTTCTGGTACTAGGCTCAAAAAACAAGGTCGTCATTACTTTGTTCTTATAGCGATCTGAGCCTCCGCTGGCTTCAACTTGCTCCATATCAGCAGAAAGGTCAAAAATTTCCTCCAATGCTTCGCGATTAAATTGTTTAGCACCCAGAATATGATATATACTCATTCGTTATCCATCCCTTCAAGATCGGTACTCCTACATAAACCGAAAAGTATTGTAACACAAAAACGAAAGTTATTCAAAAAAAATGTTTAAACGTTCGTTGTTTTACCTCTATACCCTTATCATGTACAATAATAAGGAAAACACTTGAACAAGGGGGAAGACAATTTTGCAATCATCTTCTGATAAAACACCTTACGATCTAATAGGTGGGGCTGAGACAATAGCGAAACTCGTTGACGCATTCTATGATCGGGTCGCTGTTCACCCAGACTTAATTCCTATCTTTCCGGAAGATCTTACGGAGACTAGGGAGAAACAATATCTCTTCCTCACTCAATTTTTTGGAGGTCCCCTCCTTTACTCAGAGCAACATGGTCACCCTATGTTAAGGGCTCGTCATATCCCTTTCCCTATTACACCTAAGCGTGCAGAAGCATGGCTTTCGTGTATGGAACAAGCTATGGAGCATATTGGACTTAAAGGCCCGATTCGTGATTTTATGTTTGAGAGACTAACTCAGACCGCCTATCACATGGTCAATCGGCCACCCGAAGACTAGTCCGCTTGCTCCCTACCTGAACGATGGAGATGAAGGAAGGTGCCCGTTGCCGTGACAATCACCTCTCCACGATCATTAACAATTCGGCATGTAGCTTGCATGATCTTCTGAGCCCGATGGGTCAGGCGGCAATGGGCAATTAACTCCTTGCCCCGACCCGGGTTATGATAATTAACGTTCATGTCTAAGGTAACAACCTTATCTTTTTGGTCAATGAGCTCTTCAAGCATCCACCCCATTGCCATATCAGCAAGCAATGCCGTTATCCCGCCATAGACAATCCGGTAAGGATTCAAGATATCCCTCGTAATTGGCATCGAACAGCTAAACCGCTCCCCACTTTCAATTAACTTCATCTGCATGAAATTTCCCATAAACGGATATTTATTTTCACGCATGGCTTCTACAGCTTTAACAGCTTTAACAACCATGGCGTATTCACGCTCTGACATGGCTTGTATAGAGTCTATCAATTGTTTTTTATCATATTTTTTTACATCTGCACCAACATCTGGGGTGTCGATTCTTGTCATTTTCACTCGTATTCCACTCCATATTCCGTTATAATAGAAAAAACCGTTTTCAAGATCAGAAAAAGAACCAACAAGGAGTACACCTATGAGAACGATTTGGTTTATGATTTCATTCTTTTTATGCTTTCTCTGCTTTTCTACTATAACGCAAGCTAAAGAGAAAGTCATCGAAGTATATGTGAATGATCAACAAATGCGCTTTGATAGTGGTCCGCCCTTTATTACAAATGGTACAACCATGGTTCCTTTGAGGTTTATCGTTGAATCCCTTGGAGCCCAGGTATCCTGGGATTCGCAAAGCCAAACTGTCTCTTTAATACGTGACGATACCACCATGAAACTCACGATTAATCAACTGGAAGCAGAGATAAATGGACAAGCCAAACCTCTGCGTCAGGCACCTCTCATCCATGAGAACCGGACGTATGTCCCGCTGAGATTTATTGGGGAAGAATTACAACAGGATGTAGAATGGGAACCTAGTCAGTCCATCGTCTTCATCTCTGATGATCAGCAGGAAAGTGATATTTATTGGTTGGCTAAACTTGTAGAGGCTGAGAGCTCTTCTGAACCCTATCAAGGTAAAGTCGCCGTAGCCGCTGTCGTATTAAACCGGACCCAATCCGCCTACTTCCCAAAAACAATTAAATCTGTGATTTTCGAGTCGTCGCAATTCACCCCAGTTAAGACGAAGAGGATCTTTGGACTTAAGCCAGAGGAAGATACCATACGTGCCGTTCGTGAAGCGTTGAGCGGTGTTGATCCAACCTATGGCGCTCTTTATTTCTTTAACCCAAACAAGACGAACAACCGTTTTCTTCATAGTCGGAGCATTACGATGACGATCGGTAACCACCGATTCACAACTTAGTGTTCAAGGATAAGGAGACTAGAAAAGGCATATGTACTTGCTATCGGTTTAGCAAGCAGATATGCCTTTTTTTCGTTTCACAAAATTCATTTGGAATGCCTTACGGACTAACCCCATATAATGCTAAAAAAGGACTTTTAATATAAAGGTGGCTTGCCATGAACCGAATATATAAGATGAGACTCCCCAGTCTCTTTCTATTATTGTCTCTTTTTAGCACCTTCCTATTCCTGTCTTTCGCTTGGCTGTTTAGCCATACAACGATAAAGATTTCATCTCCCTCGATGAGACAAGCTATGTCACAATTGTCCTATGAGACCATTATCCATGCCTTTGAGATGGAAATTCCTTATTTACGATATCATAAAACAACTTTAGAACAACAGCCTAAACCTTTATCCTTATTTCTATTTGAAACCATGACGAGCCTCAAGCCAACAGATCTGCGATCGCTCCTAGGTCGAGAACTTCCTGGACTATCCATGTTCCATGTCGAAGTTCTCGCAACAGGACAAAACGTGAACTTGCAAAACTTTGTAATAGAATCCCCTCCTCCCACAGATGCGCTGCTCCCTGCTGAGACAGCGGAATCTTTACCTGATGAGAAAGCATCCGAGGAAAAGGCAACGACAGAGCAAATTCGTTCTATGATATTCATCTATAACACCCATAATACTGAATCATGGACACATGTATCCAATAATCCAAGTGTCACAGATGAACAAAAAAACATTACCCTAGTCAGCAAGCGCTTAGCCGAAGAGTTAGAAAGAAGAGGAATTCGTACACACTTTGATCAAACGGATCACCAGCAAAAGCTTAAAGATCAGGGTCTGCCCTATGCGTTCTCCTATGCTGCATCCCTAAAGACCGTTCAAGAGGCAATAAAGCAGCATGACAACATAGGCTATATATTTGACATCCATCGCGATTCCCAACCTAAGGAACAAACTACAGCTGTTGTGAATGGGAAATCCTACGCTAGACCTTATTTTGTCATTGGTAAAAGAAATAAGAACTGGGAGCAGAATGCAGAATTAGCAAAGAAAATCCACTATGGCTTAGAAAAAAAATACCCGGGATTATCCATAGGTGTATTAGGTAAAGCAGAAGGAAATGGAGAATACAACCAATCCGTTTCCCCTCAAAGTATCCTCCTTGAAATCGGTGGAATCGATAATACGCTCGAGGAGACTTATAATACCGCAGCCGCTCTTGCAGACGTAATTGCTGATATCTATTTTGAAAAAGACAAAAAAGTAGATTCTCCCGCACCGTCAGATCGGAATCCTATGTAATGAGGGGAATGAATTGTGAGAGAATCCTTTGGATGGTTGTCCTTCACCTTTTTCTCTAGTCTTTTTTGCTTTTTCTGGTTTGATTGGATTATCACCATCACTTGTTTCACTTCAGGTTTGCTCGTCAGTATTAAAGCGATGATAAGCGAATACACGGATGACGAGGAATAAACCTTAAATGAGCCCTCTTCTTAAGCTAACAAAAGCTAAGAGAGGGCTCGCCCTTATTTCTTCGGGAATGGATCAAAGAATGATTTCCTTCGGTGATTCGGTTTTGAAATCGGGGTAGGTCGCTTCATATTCACAGGTGGATGAGTTTCCTTCGGACGGATATATTGCTCAAGCAATTGCACAGCTTGACGCAGTGGAAAGGTATCAGTCGGATTGCGGAAATCGTCACTCCACTCTCCTAGGTGAGGCAATTCAAGAAGGTCTTCACGCGTGGAAAGAATGTGGAACCCATACTCTCCCACTTTTACCAGAGTGTTTGAAGTCTGTTGATGATATTTACTTGGATTCGGTGATTGCTGAAGCCCCACCTTCGAAGCTTTCCCTTCATCAATAAGCTTTTCAATGACGGAGGTCTTAAGTTGGTACAATTTTTGGGGCTGTGGGCTTGTCTTTGCATGTCGGTTCACAGCAAACAATGCCTTCGCAAGGTTGTCAACCGTCGGTTGAATCGGCGCGGAGTGGCGAGATGGAATCGGTGCGGATTGTTTGAGGTCAAATAGATAATGGTACCGATCCCTATCCT contains:
- the pyrB gene encoding aspartate carbamoyltransferase → MSIYHILGAKQFNREALEEIFDLSADMEQVEASGGSDRYKNKVMTTLFFEPSTRTRLSFESAMCRLGGKVIGTENAAQFSSAIKGETLEDTIRIVSGYSDVIVMRHTEIGAAEKAAAIATVPIINAGDGAGEHPTQALLDIYTIKKEIGRVDDLHIAMIGDLTYGRTVHSLSYLLANFNNITIYYTAPENVLIPPYVKKFLEEKQIRYIETQNLEEVASKVDVLYQTRIQKERFPSLEEYEKAQGKYIIDQSVLDLMKPNAIILHPLPRAGEIAPEVDYDPRAAYFRQAQNGLYVRMALIHKCFEKLGFVKK
- a CDS encoding globin; the encoded protein is MLQSSSDKTPYDLIGGAETIAKLVDAFYDRVAVHPDLIPIFPEDLTETREKQYLFLTQFFGGPLLYSEQHGHPMLRARHIPFPITPKRAEAWLSCMEQAMEHIGLKGPIRDFMFERLTQTAYHMVNRPPED
- a CDS encoding PaaI family thioesterase; amino-acid sequence: MTRIDTPDVGADVKKYDKKQLIDSIQAMSEREYAMVVKAVKAVEAMRENKYPFMGNFMQMKLIESGERFSCSMPITRDILNPYRIVYGGITALLADMAMGWMLEELIDQKDKVVTLDMNVNYHNPGRGKELIAHCRLTHRAQKIMQATCRIVNDRGEVIVTATGTFLHLHRSGREQAD
- a CDS encoding stalk domain-containing protein, producing the protein MRTIWFMISFFLCFLCFSTITQAKEKVIEVYVNDQQMRFDSGPPFITNGTTMVPLRFIVESLGAQVSWDSQSQTVSLIRDDTTMKLTINQLEAEINGQAKPLRQAPLIHENRTYVPLRFIGEELQQDVEWEPSQSIVFISDDQQESDIYWLAKLVEAESSSEPYQGKVAVAAVVLNRTQSAYFPKTIKSVIFESSQFTPVKTKRIFGLKPEEDTIRAVREALSGVDPTYGALYFFNPNKTNNRFLHSRSITMTIGNHRFTT
- the spoIIP gene encoding stage II sporulation protein P, whose product is MNRIYKMRLPSLFLLLSLFSTFLFLSFAWLFSHTTIKISSPSMRQAMSQLSYETIIHAFEMEIPYLRYHKTTLEQQPKPLSLFLFETMTSLKPTDLRSLLGRELPGLSMFHVEVLATGQNVNLQNFVIESPPPTDALLPAETAESLPDEKASEEKATTEQIRSMIFIYNTHNTESWTHVSNNPSVTDEQKNITLVSKRLAEELERRGIRTHFDQTDHQQKLKDQGLPYAFSYAASLKTVQEAIKQHDNIGYIFDIHRDSQPKEQTTAVVNGKSYARPYFVIGKRNKNWEQNAELAKKIHYGLEKKYPGLSIGVLGKAEGNGEYNQSVSPQSILLEIGGIDNTLEETYNTAAALADVIADIYFEKDKKVDSPAPSDRNPM
- a CDS encoding YkyB family protein, translated to MQLFTKKDQVPTEYKTKEELQKMGKIPVGAPIAKLKDRDRYHYLFDLKQSAPIPSRHSAPIQPTVDNLAKALFAVNRHAKTSPQPQKLYQLKTSVIEKLIDEGKASKVGLQQSPNPSKYHQQTSNTLVKVGEYGFHILSTREDLLELPHLGEWSDDFRNPTDTFPLRQAVQLLEQYIRPKETHPPVNMKRPTPISKPNHRRKSFFDPFPKK